The Stenotrophomonas sp. BIO128-Bstrain region GCCAGCCGGTACTGCGCGCGGACGTTCTCCAGGTCGTACTTGATCTGGTCGACATCGGCGGCGCTGACCATCTGCTGGCCCACCAGTTTCTGGGCGCGCTGGTAGTTGTTCTCCAGCTTGCGCATCTGCGCTTCGCTCTGCGCCACGGCCAGGCGCGCACGGTCCGGATCCAGCCGCACCAGCGGCTGCCCGGCACGCACCTGCTGCCCCTCTTCGACCAGCACCGCCAGCGCGACGCCGGAGGTCTTGGCGACCACCTGCGACTCACCACGCGGCTCCAGTGCGGCCGTACCGGTGTAGCTGGCAGCGACGGCGCGACGGCTGGCCGCGACGGCTTCGACGGGGACCGCATCGACCTTCTTCTCGGCCTTGCCGTCCTTCTCGGCCGCGTTGGCTTCGGCCGGGCCGGCGCCACCGCAGCCGCTCAGCAGCAGGGTGGAGGTGATCAGCAGTGCAGCGGCACAGCGTCCGGTGCGGCCGAGCAGGAATGATTGTCGCGACATCGTCGTGTCCCTAAGGATGCGTGGGCAGGTGTGGTAGCAAAGTAATGCACCACGTCACGACCACACCATATCCCAAAGGTCATGGTGACCTGCGGCGATGGCCTCCCCCGGCCCGGTTTCAGCTAGATGAAATGGCAGGCTATACTCGGCCCAGTTCCGTACCCCACGCCGGAACGACCAGACCCGTTTATCGGAAAAGGACATCATGCGCCCGCAGCCGCTCGCCGCTTGTCTCGTTCTGGCCGTCCTCCTGCCCCTCGGGGCCGCCGCACAGGCCGCAACACCCGCTCCTGCAGTCCCTGCCACCCCCGCTCCGGCCGCCACCGCGCCGGCGCCTGCCGCCGTCACCGGCCGGTTCGACAATGGCCGGGTCCTGGCCTATACGTGCCAGGGGTGCCACGGCATCACCGGGTACAAGAACGCCTATCCCAGCTACAAAGTGCCCAAGATCGGCGGGCAGACCCGTGAGTACCTCAGCCAGGCGCTGACCGAGTACCGCCACGGCAAGCGCAAGCATCCGACGATGCAGGCGCAGTCGATGAGTTTCAGCGAACAGGAGATCGCCGATCTCGCTGTTTACCTGTCCACCGTCAAATAAGCGCGCTCATGTCGAAAGCCACGCCACTCCAGCGTTACGCCATCGCCCTGTCCGTTGCCCTGCTGATGACTGCGTGTTCGCAGTCTCAGGTGGAGAACAGCGCAGATTCCGCCGCCGATCCGGGCCACGCCAGTGGTGAACACGGGTCCGGCTCCTCCGCCGGCCTGCCGGCCGGCCGCATCGCCGCCGGTGAGGCGCGTGCCCAGGTCAAGGGCAAAGCCACCGGCCAGAGCTGCATCGATTGCCACGGCGCCGACGGCAACAAGCCGATCGACCCGACCTACCCGAAGCTGGGTGGGCAGTACGGGGATTACCTGGCGCACAGCCTGCAGGCCTACCGCGCGGGGGATCGCCAGCACGCGCTGATGACCCCGCAGGCGACCGACCTGAGCGACCAGGACATCGCCGACCTGGCCGCGTATTTCGGCTCACGTCCAACCCAGTTGCGGGATCTGCACGGCCTGAAATGACGACGGTAGCGCCGACCGTTGGTCGGCTGCCTTCCATCCGGCCCCACGAAGCCCTGACAGGTAGAGCCGACCGTTGGTCGGCTGCGCTTCGTTCGGGCGCCATGAACCTCTGACGCCAGCCGACCAACGGTCGGCTCTACAGGTGAGGCGACCAACGCTCGGCGTTACGCGTGCGGCGGACCAGCGGTCGGTGCCATACGTCCCGTACCGTCAAGCCGACCAACGGTCGGCTCTACATCGATCACCGGGTCAGGCGTCCAGTTCTTCCCAGCGCGCGTACGCGGCGTCCAGCTCAGCCTGGACCTTGGCAAGCTTCGCGCTGTGCGCGGCCATGTCGGCGGCGCTGCGCTGATAGAACGCCGGGTCGTTCATCGCGGCGGTGAGGCCTTCGACGTCCTTCTCCAGCGTTTCGATCTTCAGCGGCAGCTGTTCCAGCTCGCGCGCGTCCTTGTAGCTCAGCTTGCGCTTGGCCTCGGCCGGCGCGGCAGCGGCAGCCGCCGCAGCAACCGGCTTGGCCGCCACCACGGGCGCAGCGGCGGCCGCGGCGGCCACGCGTGCAGCGTGGCGCTGCCAATCGGTATAGCCGCCCACGTACTCGCCGACCACGCCGTCCCCTTCCATCACCATCGTGGAAGTGACCACGTTGTCCAGGAAGTCACGGTCATGGCTGACCAGCAGCAACGTGCCGGTGTAATCGCTCAGCAGCTCTTCCAGCAGCTCAAGCGTTTCCACGTCCAGATCGTTGGTCGGTTCATCCATCACCAGCAGGTTGGACGGCTGCGCGAACAGCTTGGCCAGCAGCAGGCGGTTGCGCTCGCCACCGGACAGGCGGGTGATCGGTGCGCGGGCGCGCTCGGGCGAGAACAGGAAGTCCTGCAGGTAGGCGTGCACATGCTTGCGCTTGCCGTTGAACTCGATGAAATCGCGGCCTTCGGCCACGTTCTCGATCGCGGTCCAGTCTTCGCGCAGCACGGCACGGTACTGGTCGAAATACGCGATCTGCAGGTTGGTGCCGGCACGCACTTCGCCGCTCTGCGCCTGCAGATCCCCCAGCAGCAGCTTGAGCAGCGTGGTCTTGCCGCTGCCGTTCGGCCCGATCAGGCCGATACGGTCGCCGCGCAGGATCACGGTGCTGAAGTCCTTGACCATCACACGCTCGCCGAAGGCGAACGAGATCTCCTTGACGTCGATGACCTTCTTGCCGGAGTTCTCCGCCTGCGCCGCTTCCATGCGCACGTTGCCGCCCAGTTCGCGGCGCTGCGAGCGATCGTTGCGCATCGCCTTGAGGCGGCGCACACGGCCTTCGTCGCGGGTGCGGCGGGCCTTGATGCCCTGGCGGATCCAGATTTCTTCCTGGGCCAGCAGTTTGTCGAAGCGCGCGTTTTCCTGCGCCTGCGCGTTCATGCGCTCTTCGCGGCGGCGCTCGTAGTTGGCCCAGTCGCCCGGCCAGCTGGTGACCTGGCCGCGGTCGATCTCGACGATGCGGGTGGCCAGTGCACGCAGGAAGCGACGATCATGGGTGACAAACACCACGCTGCCGTTCCAGTTCTTGAGGAACATTTCGAGCCAGTCGATGGCTTCGATGTCCAAGTGGTTGGTCGGTTCGTCGAGCAGCAGCAGGTCCGGCGAGGACACCAGCGCGCGGCCCAGCAGCACGCGGCGCTTCATGCCGCCGGACAGGCGCGCGAATTCGGCATCGCCGTCCAGGTCGAGCTTGGTCAGGGTTTCGCTGACGCGCTGGTCCAGGCCCCAGCCGTTGGCGGCATCGATCTTGGCCTGCACGGCCGAGAGCGCATCGCCGTCGAAATCCTCGGCCATGCTCAGGTGATGGAACTCGGCCAGCCACTGGCCCAGCTCGCCCAGGCCATCGGCAACCACATCGAACACGCTGCCGGCGGCACCGTGCGGGACCTCCTGTTCCAGGCGGGTGATGCGCACCCCCTGCTGCACGCGGACTTCGCCGTCATCGGGCTTGTGATCGCCGGACAGCAGTTTGAGCAGGGTCGATTTGCCGGCGCCGTTGCGGCCGATCAGGGCGATACGCTCGCCCGGCTCGATCGACAGTTCGGCTTTTTCCAGCAACAGGGGGCCGCCGACGCTGAAGTCGACGTTTTGCAGAGTAATCAGAGGCATCTGACTATTGTACGGGTTGCCGGGCCTGCCTGGCGGGGTGACGGCCCCCGTAGGGGCGAGCTTGCATGACGGGCCGCGTTGCGACAATGTTGCCGCGGATCAGGTTGCAGCCTTGATCCTTCTGACCTCAGGGGTCAATGCAAAGCAGTCCCCCAACGGCTCCCCCTCGATCGACCAGTACTCGATCAGATCGCGGTGCTCGTGACGGTCTTCGGAAAGCGCAGCCAGCACGGCGGCGATGCTGCGATCCGCCGGTCCAGCGCCAGAAGACAGCAGATCATTGCTCACATCAAGCGCGAGGGTCATCAACTCCTTCCTGGCATCCAGTGGATAGCCCCCTGCGTGATACGCCTGCAGGTATCTGTCCAGCCATGCCAGGGTTCGATACTCCTCCGGAAGCTCGTATGCCCAATCCTGGGTGTATGCGTTGCCAGGCGGCAAGCCAAGGTCGCTGCAGAGTCTGTCTATTGCATGCATGTTCCACTCCTGCGGGTCACTACGCGCGGCAAGGCAGAGGGCCACGACGCGCGAAGCGAAGCACGCAGCATCCCATCCCTGTTTGCTCGAAGACAATGCAGGAGACCGTGAGTCCTTCGGCAGTTCAAGGCAGTTCGTGAAGATCAGCCGACGACAGTCGGCCCTATCCCGATACTTCCCCCAACAACGCCTGCAACCCCGGCAACCATCGCTTGCCGGGGTGGCGTACCAGCCACAGTGTGCGGTGCAGGGCCGGCAAAGGCGTTTCAAGGATGCGCAGGCGGCCGAGGGCCAAGGCTTCTTCCAGGGCATGGCGCGAGAGGCAGGCCAGGCCGAGGCCGGCGATGGCGGCTTGCTTGATGGCTTCGGTATTGCCCAGCTGCAGGGTCTGGGCGAAGCCGCGCAGATGCGGCAGCAATGCCTGTTCGACAGCCTCGCGGGTGCCTGAGCCGGGTTCGCGCAGCAGCCAGCGCGCTGCGCGCAGTTCATCCAGCGACCAACGCGGGGGCGCATCCGCGGCGGCGACGATCACCAGCGGGTCCTGCTGCCAGGCGGTCACCTGCAGCCCGCGTTCGTGGCATGGGCCTTCGATCAGTCCTGCATCCACGTCCAGCCGTTGAACGGCCGCCACCACGCCTGCGCTGTTGTCGATGCGCAGATCGACCTCGGCCTGCGGTGCCTGCCGCAGCAGCTCGGCGATACGCGGCGGCAGCAGGTAGTTGCCGATGGTGGTGCTGGCCGCCAACACCAGCCGCAGCGGCGCGCCTTGGGACGGGTCACCGCCCGCCGCCAATTGCCGCTCCAGATCGGCGGCATTGACCAACAGCGCGCGCGCCGGCTCCAGCAAGGCCCGGCCGTGGCCGTTCAACGCCAGGCGACGGCCGATGCGGTCGAACAGCGGCGTGTCGAAGTGCGCTTCCAGCTCCTGCAGGGCGGCGCTGCTGGCGGACTGGGAAAGCGCAATGGCCTGGCCTGCGGCGGTGGTGCTGCCCTGGTCGGCGATGGCAACGAAGACCTGCAGCTGGCGGAGCGTCAGGCGCATGCCCATTACCTGTGTTATGGGTAGGTTTCACCGATATTATTCGTTTTACGGGTCAATCGCATGGATGCACGCTGTACGCCTCTCTCCCGCATCCCACCCGCCATGAACGCGCCTGCCCTGTCCCCCTGGTCCCTACCCGCCCTGCGCCAGCGCTGGCAACTGCGCCTGCCCGGCCTGCTGCTGGTCGGCCTGGTGGCGGCGGCGTCGCAGTACCTGGCCGAGCTGCCCTGGCTGCAGGCGCATGGCCTGAGTGCGCTGACCGTCGCCATCGTCGCCGGCATCGTGGTCGGCAACACCTTGTACCAGCGACTGGCCCCCGCCAGCGCGGCGGGCGTTGGCTTCTCCAAGCACTGGCTGCTGCGTGCGGGCATCGTGCTGTACGGCCTGCGCCTGACCTTCCAGGATATCGGCCAGGTCGGTGTCGGCGGGGTGCTGACCGATGCGCTGGTGCTGACCAGTACCTTCGCGCTGGCGTGGTGGGCCGGCACGCGCTGGTTCGGCCTCGACAGGGAGAGCGCCCTGCTGATCGGTGCCGGCAGCTCGATCTGCGGTGCGGCCGCGGTGATGGCGGCCGAGCCGGTGGTGCGCGGGCGCGCGGACCAGGTGACCGTGGCGGTCTCCACCGTGGTGGTGTTCGGCACGCTGGCGATGTTCCTGTACCCGGCGCTGTACCAGCTCAACCTTGCCCACGGGTGGATCCCGATGGACACCCAGGCCTACGGCGTGTTCACGGGCTCGACCGTGCACGAAGTCGCCCAGGTGGTCGCCGCCGGCCGCGCGGTCAGCGAGGGGGCTGCCGACACGGCCGTGATCGCCAAGATGGTGCGGGTGATGATGCTGGCCCCGTTCCTGATCGGGCTGTCGATGCTGCTCGCACGCGGTGGCGTGCCGGGTGCGTGCGGCCGGCGCGCGAAGATCGTGGTGCCGTGGTTCGCGTTCGGCTTCGTCGCGGTGGCCGGGCTCAACTCGCTGCAGATGCTGCCGGCCGCCATCGTCAGCGCGGCGATCGATCTGGACACCGTGCTGCTGGCCATGGCCATGGCCGCGCTTGGCCTGACCACGCATGTGTCGGCCCTGCGCAAGGCCGGTATGAAGCCGCTGCTGCTGGCGCTGCTGCTGTTTGGTTGGCTGCTGGCGGGCGGGCTGGGGATCAACCTGGGCATGCGCGCACTGCTGGGCTGAGGCACGCCGGGCGGACTTCTGCGACACTATCGCATGTCTGAATTCTCCTCCCTGCCGCTGAAACCAGCGCTGCTGCCCGGCATCGATGCCATGGGCTATACCTCGCTCACCCCCGTGCAGGCCCAGAGCCTGCCGGCCATCCTTGAGCGCCGCGATGTCATCGCACAGGCCCCGACCGGCAGCGGCAAGACCGCGGCCTTCGGGCTGGGCCTGCTGCAGGCGCTGGACCCGTCGGTGACCCGCGCCCAGGCGCTGGTGCTGTGCCCGACCCGCGAACTGGCCGACCAGGTCGGCAAGCAGATCCGCAAGCTGGCGACCGGCATTCCGAACCTCAAACTGCTGGTGCTGACCGGCGGCATGCCGCTGGGCCCGCAGCTGGCCTCGCTGGAAGCGCACGATCCGCAGGTCGTGGTCGGCACCCCCGGGCGCATCCAGGAACTGGGCCGCAAGCGCGTGCTGCACCTGGGCGGCGTCACCACCCTGGTGCTGGATGAAGCCGACCGCATGCTCGACATGGGCTTTGAGGAGCCGATCCGCGAGATCGCCGGGCGCACCAGCAAGGACCGCCAGACGCTGTTGTTCTCGGCGACGTTCCCGGATGAGATCCGCGAGATCGCCCGCGTGCTGCTGCGCGACCCGGTGGAAGTGACCGTGGAAGGCGCCGACCATGCGCCGGCCATCCGCCACCTGTTCTGCGAGACCGAGCTGGCACTGAAGCAGAAGGCGCTGGCCGGCCTGCTGCTCAAGTACACGCCCGAATCGGCCGTGGTGTTCTGCAACACCCGCCGCGATGTCGACGATGTCGCCATTTCGCTGCAGCAGTTCGGCTTCTCCGCGCTGCCGCTGCACGGCGAGATGGAACAGCGCGACCGCGACGAAGTGCTGGTGCGCTTCGCCAACCGCAGCTGCAACGTGCTGGTCGCCAGCGACGTGGCCGCGCGCGGGCTGGATGTGCAGGACTTGGCGGCGGTGATCAATTACGAGCTGCCGACCGACATCGAAACGTATGAGCATCGCGTGGGCCGTACCGGCCGCGCCGGTGCGACCGGCCTGGCGATCAGCCTGGTGACGCATCGCGAGCGCAACCGCGCCGATGCGCTCGAAGCCGCACAGGGCAAGCCGCTGGACTGGCAGAAGACGCCGCTGGCCACCGCACGCCCGCCGGTGCTGCCGCAGGCGGCAATGACCACGCTGCGCATCGATGGTGGCAAGACCGACAAGCTGCGCCCGGGCGACATCCTGGGTGCGCTGACCGGCGATGCCGGGCTGGCCGCCAAGTACATCGGCAAGATCGATATCTACGCCACGCGCTCGTATGTCGCCATTGCGCGCGAGCAGGCCGGCCGGGCGATCGCCCAGCTGGAGGCCGGCAAGATCAAGGGCCGCCGGTTCCGCGTACGCAAGATGGATGTCTGAGCGCTGCGGCCGATCGCAGGTCGGCTGACCGCGTTA contains the following coding sequences:
- a CDS encoding cytochrome c translates to MSKATPLQRYAIALSVALLMTACSQSQVENSADSAADPGHASGEHGSGSSAGLPAGRIAAGEARAQVKGKATGQSCIDCHGADGNKPIDPTYPKLGGQYGDYLAHSLQAYRAGDRQHALMTPQATDLSDQDIADLAAYFGSRPTQLRDLHGLK
- a CDS encoding c-type cytochrome, which gives rise to MRPQPLAACLVLAVLLPLGAAAQAATPAPAVPATPAPAATAPAPAAVTGRFDNGRVLAYTCQGCHGITGYKNAYPSYKVPKIGGQTREYLSQALTEYRHGKRKHPTMQAQSMSFSEQEIADLAVYLSTVK
- a CDS encoding YeiH family protein; the protein is MNAPALSPWSLPALRQRWQLRLPGLLLVGLVAAASQYLAELPWLQAHGLSALTVAIVAGIVVGNTLYQRLAPASAAGVGFSKHWLLRAGIVLYGLRLTFQDIGQVGVGGVLTDALVLTSTFALAWWAGTRWFGLDRESALLIGAGSSICGAAAVMAAEPVVRGRADQVTVAVSTVVVFGTLAMFLYPALYQLNLAHGWIPMDTQAYGVFTGSTVHEVAQVVAAGRAVSEGAADTAVIAKMVRVMMLAPFLIGLSMLLARGGVPGACGRRAKIVVPWFAFGFVAVAGLNSLQMLPAAIVSAAIDLDTVLLAMAMAALGLTTHVSALRKAGMKPLLLALLLFGWLLAGGLGINLGMRALLG
- a CDS encoding ATP-binding cassette domain-containing protein, which encodes MPLITLQNVDFSVGGPLLLEKAELSIEPGERIALIGRNGAGKSTLLKLLSGDHKPDDGEVRVQQGVRITRLEQEVPHGAAGSVFDVVADGLGELGQWLAEFHHLSMAEDFDGDALSAVQAKIDAANGWGLDQRVSETLTKLDLDGDAEFARLSGGMKRRVLLGRALVSSPDLLLLDEPTNHLDIEAIDWLEMFLKNWNGSVVFVTHDRRFLRALATRIVEIDRGQVTSWPGDWANYERRREERMNAQAQENARFDKLLAQEEIWIRQGIKARRTRDEGRVRRLKAMRNDRSQRRELGGNVRMEAAQAENSGKKVIDVKEISFAFGERVMVKDFSTVILRGDRIGLIGPNGSGKTTLLKLLLGDLQAQSGEVRAGTNLQIAYFDQYRAVLREDWTAIENVAEGRDFIEFNGKRKHVHAYLQDFLFSPERARAPITRLSGGERNRLLLAKLFAQPSNLLVMDEPTNDLDVETLELLEELLSDYTGTLLLVSHDRDFLDNVVTSTMVMEGDGVVGEYVGGYTDWQRHAARVAAAAAAAPVVAAKPVAAAAAAAAPAEAKRKLSYKDARELEQLPLKIETLEKDVEGLTAAMNDPAFYQRSAADMAAHSAKLAKVQAELDAAYARWEELDA
- the dbpA gene encoding ATP-dependent RNA helicase DbpA, producing MSEFSSLPLKPALLPGIDAMGYTSLTPVQAQSLPAILERRDVIAQAPTGSGKTAAFGLGLLQALDPSVTRAQALVLCPTRELADQVGKQIRKLATGIPNLKLLVLTGGMPLGPQLASLEAHDPQVVVGTPGRIQELGRKRVLHLGGVTTLVLDEADRMLDMGFEEPIREIAGRTSKDRQTLLFSATFPDEIREIARVLLRDPVEVTVEGADHAPAIRHLFCETELALKQKALAGLLLKYTPESAVVFCNTRRDVDDVAISLQQFGFSALPLHGEMEQRDRDEVLVRFANRSCNVLVASDVAARGLDVQDLAAVINYELPTDIETYEHRVGRTGRAGATGLAISLVTHRERNRADALEAAQGKPLDWQKTPLATARPPVLPQAAMTTLRIDGGKTDKLRPGDILGALTGDAGLAAKYIGKIDIYATRSYVAIAREQAGRAIAQLEAGKIKGRRFRVRKMDV
- a CDS encoding LysR family transcriptional regulator, with translation MRLTLRQLQVFVAIADQGSTTAAGQAIALSQSASSAALQELEAHFDTPLFDRIGRRLALNGHGRALLEPARALLVNAADLERQLAAGGDPSQGAPLRLVLAASTTIGNYLLPPRIAELLRQAPQAEVDLRIDNSAGVVAAVQRLDVDAGLIEGPCHERGLQVTAWQQDPLVIVAAADAPPRWSLDELRAARWLLREPGSGTREAVEQALLPHLRGFAQTLQLGNTEAIKQAAIAGLGLACLSRHALEEALALGRLRILETPLPALHRTLWLVRHPGKRWLPGLQALLGEVSG